Below is a genomic region from Lonchura striata isolate bLonStr1 chromosome 28, bLonStr1.mat, whole genome shotgun sequence.
AGGCCCAGTATGAAAATCCCCCCCACATCTACGCCCTGACTGACAACATGTACCGGAACATGCTGATCGACGGGGAGAACCAGTGTGTCATCATCAggtactggggacactgggcacagctgggccaccactgcccctggggacacctgtcCCCACCACCCCTTCTCCCCAGCCTGGGGTTTGCCAGCTGAGAGGTGGCTGAAGAATTGGCTCCTGGGCTCTGGCGTGACTGGAGGCTGTGACCAGGGGTGttccaggcagggacagagccttGTGCAAtgcagctctgtggggcagTGTTGCAAGGGAAATGGTCAGGATGTGGGGCAAGGCCAGAGACTTCCCTCTGAGGCTCCCAAGTCCCCCTCCTCCACTTCTAAATCTGGTGAGAACAAATTCAACGTCTCATGGAGCTGCTCCTCACTGAGCCACACTCTGCTCACACTGAtacccctgggcagccccatcCAAGGGGGTGGCACAGTCCCCAGAATTCACTGTCATCCTCTGGTCCTGCTCCTGGACCCACCCCAAAGCCCCCCCAAGGATGGGTGGCTCTGGTGGGGCCGTTTCACATCTGCTCTTCTTCGCCATTTGCACAGCGGAGAAAGCGGAGCTGGGAAAACGGTGGCAGCAAAATACATCATGGGCTACATCTCCAAAGTGTCTGGGGGTGGGGAGAAAGTCCAGGTAGGTCTGTTGTCCCCCCTGCCACTCATCATTTCACTTCCCAACTGATCCCCACCACCCCGGcccccagcatccccctgatgggGGCTGATGGTGACACACGGGGCAGCCACTCCAGGACTGGGACACGCAAAGCCTCAGGCATGTCCCCAGGCCTGGAGTGGgacacagcagtgctgagccctgccctcctctgtccccagcacgtGAAGGACATCATCCTGCAGTCCAACCCGCTGCTGGAAGCTTTTGGAAATGCCAAAACTGTCCGGAACAACAATTCCAGCCGCTTCGTAAGTGCCAGGGCAGGTGCAGGGTCAGCGCTGCAGCAGAACACTGAACCAGCTGGGTTGCAAAGTTGACCTTTAGATCAAGTCCAGCCATTCCCCAAACCctgccccaggtgtccccaagtgccacatccagcttTTTAAtccctccagagatggtgactccaccacaggatggtgactccaccacagtgtgttccagtgcctgaccaccctgGAGGAATTTTTCCTCACATCCAATCTAAATTTCCCTTGGGCCAATGTGAGGCCATTTCCACTGTCCCCGTTGcctgttacctgggagaagagaccgaCCCCACTGGGCTCCAACCTCCTTTGCGTATTTGAGGGAGCAGTGAGGTCCCCACATAAACCATAAAGTTTTCAGCCAGGGGTTGCACACCCCACACAGCTCCTCGTGCAGTGGGGAAGAGCCTGGGGGGAATGAGGAATCCCCTGAGGCAGGAccacagctctgagcaggatTTGTACCCGAGCAGGGAAAATACTTTGAGATCCAGTTCAGCCGGGGCGGAGAACCCGATGGGGGCAAGATCTCCAACTTCCTGCTGGAGAAGTCGCGCGTGGTGAGCCAGAACGAGTGCGAGCGGAATTTCCACATCTACTACCAGGTATGGGGGTGGCCTGGAGCCACCAGGCTGCAGGGGGGACCAAGAGCTGGCTGAGCACaaccccctgtcccctcccagctcatCCAAGGGGCGTCCCAAGAGCAGCGGCAGAATTTGGGCATCATGAGCCCGGATTATTACTTCTACCTGAACCAGACAGACACCTACCAGGTGGAGGGCACAGATGACCACAGCGACTTCCATGAGACCATGGTGAGTGCCTGCGAGGGAGGAGAGTCCCCAAAAGCTctggggccgggcgggggctcACGGGGTCTGTGCACCCCCAGAACGCCATGCAGGTGATCGGCATCCGCGGCGAGGaccagcagctggtgctgcagatCGTGGCAGGGATCCTGCACCTGGGCAACATCAGCTTCAGGGAGGAAGGCAACTACGCCCGGGTGGAGAACGCTGACTGTGAGTAGCCAAGTGGCTCCAGGGAACTGGGGGAGCCTTGGGAATGAGCGGCAAACTGGCTGTGTCACAAATCCCCTGGCAGAGGAGGGAAACAGCACCAGCACACTCCCCAGGTTAGACatgaggaaactgaggcagcaaGCAAATGGCTCAGCCAGAGCTTGATCAGCCAGGGGACAGATGCCAGGTGTCACTTTGGGAGAGGAAGGACCCATGTGCTCTGTCATTGTCCCACTGCTGTCCTTCACACTTGGATGGGGCCGAGGGTTTTGACCATGGCTGGAGGCAGGTGGGGAGAACACAGCCCTGACCAACCccgctctgcccagccctggccttCCCTGCCTACCTGCTGGGGGTCGACCAGGAGCGCCTCAACGAGAAGGTCACCAGCAGGAAAATGGACAGCAAGTGGGGCGGCCGCTCCGAGTCCATCACCGTCACCCTCAACGTGGAGCAGGCGGCCTACACCCGGGACGCGCTGGCCAAGGGGCTCTACGCCCGCGTCTTCGACTTCCTGGTGGAGGTGTGTGGGCCTGAGAGGGGATGGTCACCCCCTGCTCCAGGAGATGGCCAATCCCACcaccctgcagccagcttgtcccctgtgtccccgcAGTCCATCAACCGGGCCATGCAGAAGCCGTACGAGGAGTACAGCGTCGGGGTGCTGGACATCTACGGCTTCGAGATATTCCAGgtgtgtgtggctgtgctgtgcagcccGGCTGGAttgtcctgccctgctcccacagCAAGGACAGTGACAGAACCCAGGCTTGCTTCAGGGgttctgtgtggtggaaaagtctctcctctaACCTGTGTTTCTAAAGAAAGactcagcagtctcttgttgttcggtctcaaggcagctcaggcagaggcacacacacaccctgacatcttTTCTGTCCTCtgactttttcttctctccccctgcccctgggctgctgttattttttatatggtacattacgtgataaatgtttacagtttttccccaatacctattacctatattaaatggtgcttttctactttAAATTAATCtatgagtgccaacatcactaagaacatggaggcaaggaggAAGAAAGCAGAGGAACAGGACTGACCTACATTCCTCTATtttaaaccctctgacccccatgtacagaacaaaaacccccctgtacaggtgttaaaacccccttgtacaatactaaaaaattcttccctctactttgtgactacttctactataatatctaaacttttgtgacttcttgttcttcctgtaaagttggtaaatcattccatggctcaaacccaaaatcacagctgtttccagctgcctgctagggtctcaaatgcttctgaccagagCCTGGAACCTCCGAAAATGTCTGTGGGACATTCTGAGTTCCAACAGGACAGCACCTGAGAAGGGTCCCTGGAGTGGCATCCAAGCTCTGCTGGTTGGGATACCCCCGATGAGGCAGATGAGCAGACAAACACTCAgctccattttctcttccatctTTCCTGCAGAAAAACGGCTTTGAGCAATTCTGCATTAACTTTGTGAATGAGAAGCTGCAGCAGATCTTCATCGAGCTGACCCTGAAGGCAGAGCAGGTACaagaggctgggctgggggctgtggggcagtgccagcaccccaATTCCTGCACCTCCCTCATCCCCGGCaccacagctggagcagggagtcTGCAGCACCTCCCAGGGGCTCGGGGCACATCCAGCTCTCCCTGTGCTTCTCCAGGAGGAGTATGTGCAGGAGGGGATCAAGTGGACGCAGATCCAGTACTTCAACAACAAGGTGGTGTGTGACCTGATAGAGAACAAGCTGGTGAGTGGGGTCCCCTCTGCTGGGGAGGCTTTTTGGGGAGCATAGgcacccagggacaggggctgggtgGGATGATGAGGTGGTAAAAGCTGGtcctgccaagcagcagagaatcccagactggtttggttTAGCAGGagccttaaagatcatcttgttctaCTCCCTGCCAGGATCAGGGACATTGTCCAtgatcccagggtgctccaagccctgtccaacctggccttggacacttccagcaCCTGTGCAAGGGCACCAGCACTAAGCTGTGGCTCAGCATGAAGCAGCTGTGACCAGCTGCAGGATTGAGCCCTGGCACACCCACAGCTTCCCTTTCCCTGTGGCAGAACCCTCCCGGGATCATGAGTGTCCTGGATGACGTGTGTGCCACCATGCACGCCACGGGCGAGGGCGCCGACCAGACCctgctgcagaagctgcaggCGGCCGTGGGCACCCACGAGCACTTCAACAGCTGGAGCTCAGGCTTTGTCATCCACCACTACGCTGGCAAGGTGGGTagggcaccccaaaccccacagccggcaccccacagccccaccTGCCGCAGCTGaggtcccctcctgtccccaggtgtcctaCGATGTGAACGGCTTCTGCGAGCGCAACCGGGACGTGCTCTTCACCGACCTGATCGAGCTGATGCAGAGCAGTGAATAGTGagtctggcagtgctggggaccTGGGGCACCCCAAAAGGGCTGGGGAAGAGGGCAGAGTCCTCAATATGCAGATCTTTAAGGCTGGTCCTGCCTTTGTGTGCTGGGGTGCTCAGTCCTGCATGGCCCCATGGGCACCGGGGGCATCCCAGGgttgcagggctgggcagagcagggtcatcagcagctctgctcctgctcctgctcctgctcctgctcttgggggtggtcagggaggtggcactcagCCCCACAGTAGAGGATTTCCCAGCTGGCCTCAGCCCAGGCCATGTTGGCAGCTCTCACCTGGGGACTGTCGCCTCCCTTCCAGTGGTTTCATCCGGATGCTTTTCCCAGAAAAACTTGATTCTGACAAAAAAGGACGGCCAACCACCGCGGGCTCCAAAATCAAGGTGTgtcccatgggctgcagagcagcagctgcctctggggCGGTGGCAAGGGCAGTGCTCCCACCACCCCCTTTGATGCTACAGAGGTCGATCCTTGCACCAGAAACAGGCCAACGACCTGGTGAACACGCTCATGAAGTGCACCCCACACTACATCCGCTGCATCAAACCCAACGAGACCAAGAAACCCCGGGACTGGGAGGAGAGCAGGTAACAGGGAGCCCACAGAGCCCAGGAAATGGCACCCAGCCATGGAGATGTGGCCAGGACCAACTTTCCTCCAAAaactgcagccctgggctgtccctCTGAGCTGTCCACTAGCTTAGGGAAGCACAAGGAGCAcgtggggacacactgtcctcTTTAGGCGCACCTTTAGGTCTCGTCCCAACCTTTCATCATCCCACacatccctccctgctgcacagGGTGAAGCACCAGGTCGAGTACCTGGGGCTGAAGGAGAACATCCGGGTGCGCCGGGCAGGGTTTGCCTACCGCCGCCTCTTCCACAAGTTCCTGCAACGGTGAGTGGCCActggcacggggctggcagATCCCACAGCACCTCCTCAGGAGGAGATGAGGGTGTGGGAGGCCCTGGCATGGCTTCACAGGTGAAGAGAGTTGGGGGTGTTTAacctgaagaagagaaggccTTGGTGAGACCTTAAAGCCCCTTCCAGAGACTAAAGTGATCAGCAGAGGGACTTGGGATGagggcatggagggacaggacacagggaatggcttccactgccagagggcagggatggatgggagattgggcaggaattgttccctgggagggtggggagggcctggcccagggtgcccagagcagggcagtgtccaaggccaagttggacaggttttggagcagcctgggacagtggaaggtgtcccttccatggcaggggtgggactggatgggctttaagttcccttccaacccgaACTGCTGTGGGATTCTGTgaccctgctctgtccccacagctACGCCATCCTCACCCCCGAGACGTGGCCGTCGTGGCGCGGGGACGAGCGCCAAGGGGTGCAGCACCTCCTGCGCTCGGTCAACATGGACCCAGACCAGTACCAGATGGGCAGGAGTAAGGTGTTCGTCAAGAACCCCGAGTCGGTGGGTGGCCCTGACTCCTGGGGGGCACTGCCCGTGGCTGGGCATCACTggggagggtttttggggtgtcctggctCAGCACTGCCTGTCCCtcccagcttttcctgctcGAGGAGATGCGGGAGAGGAAATTTGACAGCTTCGCCCGGGTGATCCAGAAGGCCTGGCGCCGGCACGTCGCCATCCGCAAATACGAGCAGATGAGAGAGGAGGGTAAGGCTGggcaaggacagggacagtgccaccccagcagcCCTTAtagtgtccccagctgtcagagcagcagcctggctcctAATCATGGCACTAATGGTGATTAGGTGATGGAGGAACCAGCCTGGGAGTTGTTGGGGGTCTTTTCCCACTCTAAAGGAGAGCATGGATTTCCTGCTCCTatttccagccctgggagcctTGTGCTGTCTCACTCTGCATTTCACAAGGCCTGCACAGGGATGGAGGGGAGTAGCTGGGAGTCAGTGTTGGCAGAAGGATGGGACAAGCCATTGACCCCATCATGGGTTTTCCCACCCTCCCAAGCAAGCAGGAAAAATCAAGgagaaaaacccagaaaatgGCTGggtccatccctccctcccacagCACAAGGTTTTTTGAAGGCAATTAATGGGTTTCAAAGCCAGCCAAGCTCAAGCAGCTGGGATTCCTCCCATGGTATAAAACAAGCCCCACTTCTTGCTGCCATGACCCGTGTGACATCTGGGGGGCTCTGAGCCACCAGCACAGAGCCATGTCAGACCTGCACCTCtttggggtccctcccagccgCCAGCATCCTCTACAACTTCAAAGAGCGGCGCAGGAACAGCATCAACAGGAATTTCGTGGGGGATTACCTGGGCATGGAGGAGCGGCCGGAGCTGCGGCAGTTCCTGGCCAAGCGGGAACGCGTCGACTTCGCCGACTCCGTCACCAAGTATGACCGGAGGTTCAAGGTACAAGGACACACCTGAGGCTGGGCAGCTGGTGCAGCTCCTGGTGGCTTCCCTCGGGTGGGATGTGTGTGGGGGGGGTTTGTGCCCCCCCAGCAAAGCCCCCTCACccccttttcctgccctttcccagcccaTCAAGCGGGATTTCATTCTCACCCCCAAGTACTTCTACCTGATCGGGCgggagaaggtgaagaagggGCCTGAGAAGGGGCAGATCAAGGAGGTGCTCAAGAAGAAGGTGGAGCTGCAGGCGGTGAGCGGCGTCTCGCTGAGGTGTGTCCCTTACCAGGGGCTCTGCACGGGGTGTCCCCATGGCTGGGCTTTCCCTCTCTCCATGCCCTGTTGCTCTCCAGTCCCTCGTCCATGGGGGTGTCCAGCCCTGAGGAGGAGGCTCCTCATGTGTGCTTTGCAGAAGCCAGGAAGTTTTCCAGCCAAATCACCCTCCAAATTTCCTTGGGGTGGACCCAAAAACCCTgtgggatccccaaatccccaccaGTTTTAGTGAGGTTGACACCCCTGGTTTCTCCCCCAGCACCAGGCAGGACGACTTCTTCATTCTCCATGAGAATGATGCTGATAATTTCTTGGAGTCGATCTTCAAAACAGAGCTGATCAGCCTCCTGTGCAAACGCTTTGAGGAGCTCACCCACTCCAAGCTGCCCCTCTCCTTCAAGGACACGTAAGGATGGAGGCCAGGAGAGGTGACAAAGCAGGACAGGGTCCTGTCACCACGGCCTCATGGCTTCTCTTGCCCCCAGACTACAGTTTCGGGTGAAGAAGGAGGGCTGGGGTGGCGGTGGCACGCGCAACGTCACCTTCATCAGAGGACAGGGCGATGTGGCCGCCCTCAAAGCTGGAGGCAAAACCCTTATGGTCAGCATCGGGGATGGGCTCCCCAGGAATGCCAGTGAGTGCCAGGGCACTGGGGGGTGGCAGAGGGGGGACACAGGAGCGCTGGGgtcacagggcacagctggagcattGGGGTGAGCTGGGTGTACCctgtggggtttgtgtctcCCCTGGGAAGGACCCATTTCTGCTCTGGTGATGGGGCAGCACCGGGACCTCTGGGGAACAGGGTACAAATGGGGGGACAGCCCCTACAGCTGGCTCTGAGGACTGTCAATTAACGGGGGGCTTGTGTCCCCCCAGAGCCCACAAGGAAGGGGGCAGCACAGGGTAGAGGTGGCAGCAGGTGTCCAGCTTCCCGAAGTGCCCCACCAGCACCCAGAGGTGAGGAGGGGGTACGGGGTGGGGAACACCCGGGGGTGCAGGCTGTGCATGGCCCCGCTGTAATGCACCCTCCTGGGCCGGGCTGTTCCAGGGGCCTGCAGGAACGGGGGTCCCCAGATCTCCCGCGGcgatggctgggcccagaggGACACCTACAGGATGCCCCAGAAGCAGACGCGGGGCCCCCCGGCCGCGGCTCCTCCCGCCCGCAGCGCCGGCCACCAGCCCAAGGCACGGCCCCCATCAGAGCACAACATGGACTTCCTCAACGTGCCTGACCAGGGGGTGGCCGGGTAGGTCCTGTCccacctccctgtccctgccccatcctCCTCTCCCACTGCCACCGGCgctgggagatggaggagaCCGGAGTGGGGCAATCTGGCTTTGCTGGCAGGACACATCGCCCAGGCTCTTGTGCATCCCAGTCCTCCCAGTCCCTGCACTGGGAGCACCCACGTGTAGGCATGCAGCATGCCATGGGTGTGGGACAGCAGGACGGGCAGCTCATCCTGCTCCAGTTCCCCCAGTCCCAGAACTTGGAGCACCCACCTGCAGGCACAGAGCAATCCCATGGATGGGTGTGGGGGCAGTAGGGTGGGCAAGAAGATGCAGCTCATCCTGCCCCAGTTCCAGTCTGTGCACTGGGAGCACCCACCTGCAGGCACAGAACATCTCAGGATGGGCAGGAGGGTGTAGCTCATCCTGCCCCAGTTCTCCCAATCTCTGAACTGGGAGCACCTAGatgtgctgctggcacagagcacCCCATGGGTAGAGCACCAGGGTGGGCAGCTCATCCTGCTccagttcccccagtccctGAACCAGGAGCACCCACCTGCAGGCACGGAGCACCCCAGGGGTGggtgtggggacagcaggatgggcagggggagcagcaggatgggaAAGGGGGGCAGCAGGATGGGCAGGGGGAGCAGAAGGATGGGCAGGGGGGCAGAAGGATGGGCAGGGGGGCAGAAGGATGGGAaagggggagcagcaggatgggaAAGGGGGAGCACCAGGATGGGCAGGGGGGCAGAAGGATGGGAAAGGGGGAGCAGAAGGATGGGCAGGGGGGCAGAAGGATGGGCAGGGGGGCAGCAGGATGGGCAGGGAGGCAGAAGGATGGgcaggggaagcagcaggatgggaaagggggagcagcaggatgggcAGGGGGGCAGAAGGATGGGAaagggggagcagcaggatgggcAGGGGAGCAGAAGGATGGGCAGGGGGGCAGCACATGCCATCCCTCCCGCCGTGCCCGTGCAGACCCCAGCCCTGCCGCCCTCAGGGTGCAGCGGCGGCGCAGCGTGGGCCAgcggccgcccccggcccggcgccccaagccccagcccaaggccggGGGCCCGCGGTGCCGGGCGCTCTACCAGTACATCGGGCAGGACGTGGACGAGCTCAGCTTCAACGTGGGGGACGTCATTGACATCCTGATGGAAGGTACcaggctcctgccctgcccggctcctCTCCACGCCCCTGCGCTGGCACCACAGCTGATTTTTTGTCTCCTCCCCAGATGCCTCTGGCTGGTGGAAGGGCCAGCTGCACGGCAAGGAAgggcttttccctgggaattatGTGCAGAGGATCTGAGCTGGAGAAAAGGACGAGGTCACCATCCTCCCACCCCACCCACAGACGCTGTTCCCAACGTGCCAGGGCACCTAAAGTTTTCCCACCAACTTCAAAACTTCCTAAAAAACTTCCAAACCATGAAGTTTTCCTACCAATGCTGGCACAGAGTGAGCGTTTCCTCATGAGCCCCCCGGACTGTGCCAAATGCCAGGCCCTTCAGCTGGGGCAAGGACAGGCTCTCGGCTGCTTGTTCATACCCTGGGACTCAAAACTGCTCCGTGGTCCGAACACAGTCTTTGTTAACAATGATGGCAAATACGCAGACTCAGCAAACCTGACTCAAACCTTGAGTTTGGGGGTTGTGTTTCACCCGCTCCGGCTGTGACAAAAGCTGTGTGGGCAGA
It encodes:
- the MYO1F gene encoding unconventional myosin-If, with the protein product MGSKERFHWQSHNVKQSGVDDMVLLSKISEEAIVENLKKRFMDDFIFTYIGPVLISVNPFKQMPYFTDREIELYQGAAQYENPPHIYALTDNMYRNMLIDGENQCVIISGESGAGKTVAAKYIMGYISKVSGGGEKVQHVKDIILQSNPLLEAFGNAKTVRNNNSSRFGKYFEIQFSRGGEPDGGKISNFLLEKSRVVSQNECERNFHIYYQLIQGASQEQRQNLGIMSPDYYFYLNQTDTYQVEGTDDHSDFHETMNAMQVIGIRGEDQQLVLQIVAGILHLGNISFREEGNYARVENADSLAFPAYLLGVDQERLNEKVTSRKMDSKWGGRSESITVTLNVEQAAYTRDALAKGLYARVFDFLVESINRAMQKPYEEYSVGVLDIYGFEIFQKNGFEQFCINFVNEKLQQIFIELTLKAEQEEYVQEGIKWTQIQYFNNKVVCDLIENKLNPPGIMSVLDDVCATMHATGEGADQTLLQKLQAAVGTHEHFNSWSSGFVIHHYAGKVPSCPQVSYDVNGFCERNRDVLFTDLIELMQSSEYGFIRMLFPEKLDSDKKGRPTTAGSKIKKQANDLVNTLMKCTPHYIRCIKPNETKKPRDWEESRVKHQVEYLGLKENIRVRRAGFAYRRLFHKFLQRYAILTPETWPSWRGDERQGVQHLLRSVNMDPDQYQMGRSKVFVKNPESLFLLEEMRERKFDSFARVIQKAWRRHVAIRKYEQMREEAASILYNFKERRRNSINRNFVGDYLGMEERPELRQFLAKRERVDFADSVTKYDRRFKPIKRDFILTPKYFYLIGREKVKKGPEKGQIKEVLKKKVELQAVSGVSLSTRQDDFFILHENDADNFLESIFKTELISLLCKRFEELTHSKLPLSFKDTLQFRVKKEGWGGGGTRNVTFIRGQGDVAALKAGGKTLMVSIGDGLPRNAKPTRKGAAQGRGGSRCPASRSAPPAPRGACRNGGPQISRGDGWAQRDTYRMPQKQTRGPPAAAPPARSAGHQPKARPPSEHNMDFLNVPDQGVAGVQRRRSVGQRPPPARRPKPQPKAGGPRCRALYQYIGQDVDELSFNVGDVIDILMEDASGWWKGQLHGKEGLFPGNYVQRI